The Calliphora vicina chromosome 3, idCalVici1.1, whole genome shotgun sequence genome contains a region encoding:
- the Usp5 gene encoding ubiquitin carboxyl-terminal hydrolase 5 has product MEALCKHLSKIRVPCDNQAIYKDECVYSFDNPESSTGLYVSLTSFLGFGEEYVQKYAEKSGNCVFLHIYREKHLKEDAAKGDEAGPERKITRLAIGVEGGYNDNDTKNYEYKNNYSIVVMPDIQHKLPYPSNDLPMIVTQSVESILTQDSAISKLEKQMLAGTWDGEVRQVSKFSENLQQLSNGKKIPPSGWKCEKCDLTNNLWLNLTDGSILCGRKFFDGSGGNDHAVEHYREFSYPLAVKLGTISADGKSDVFSYPEDDMVIDSKLEDHLAHFGINMAAMKKCEKSMVELELEINQRIGEWSLLTESESELQPLSGPGYTGMRNLGNSCYINSVMQVLFTLPDFIRRFVGKGAESYFNEFPADPANDFNIQMSKLGNGLWSGKYSSITENSLDTTGISPAMFKNIIGKNHSDFGSKQQQDAYDFFLHLINLLERNSRNQSNNPVDALTFSIEDRVECMASKKVKYTRREEYCLPLVIPLEKATNLDEVKEYLDKKANCPGAPNNDKDVVRHKVPLLDCLERFFAPEVIDQFYSSAIKDTTTAKKTARLVNMPDYLMMHLRKFTLGDDWVPKKLDVEVKMPDELDLSNWRSTGKQSHEEELPETDTATKFVCDETMVSSLMQMGFPLEACKRAVFHTNNGGLEIASNWLMEHIGDSDFSDPFVVPNVGASAGSGADFVPNPESLGLLMSMGFDERQATKALKATDGNVERATDWIFSHADDMDISEAAPVSTESNTTSQTNKNYRDGSGKYKLVAFISHMGTSAQVGHYVCHIKKDGQWVIFNDSKVALSQKPPKDLGYLYLYKREE; this is encoded by the exons ATGGAAGCATTGTGCAAGCATTTATCTAAGATAAGAGTGCCTTGTGATAATCAAGCCATATATAAGGATGAGTGTGTGTACTCGTTCGACAATCCGGAATCTTCCACCGGTCTTTACGTGAGTTTGACAAGTTTTCTGGGATTTGGTGAAGAATATGTGCAGAAATATGCAGAGAAAAGTGGTAATTGTGTGTTTTTGCACATATATCGTGAGAAACACCTCAAGGAAGATGCCGCAAAGGGAGATGAGGCAGGGCCAGAGCGTAAAATAACACGCCTTGCTATTGGTGTGGAGGGTGGCTATAATGACAACGATACCAAAAactatgaatataaaaataattatagtaTCGTCGTTATGCCTGATATTCAACATAAACTTCCTTACCCCAGTAATGACTTGCCCATGATAGTCACACAATCAGTTGAAAGTATTTTGACTCAGGATTCCGCCATTTCTAAATTGGAGAAGCAAATGTTAGCAG GTACTTGGGATGGTGAAGTGCGTCAGGTTTccaaattttctgaaaacctTCAACAATTAAGCAATGGCAAAAAAATTCCGCCTTCTGGTTGGAAATGTGAAAAGTGTGATCTTACTAATAACTTGTGGTTAAATTTGACTGACGGCTCTATATTGTGTGgtagaaaattttttgatggTTCTGGAGGAAATGACCATGCCGTCGAACATTACAGAGAATTTAGTTATCCATTAGCTGTTAAACTTGGTACAATTTCGGCAGATGGCAAATCAGATGTATTTTCTTATCCAGAAGATGACATGGTAATTGATTCGAAACTGGAAGATCATTTAGCTCATTTTGGTATAAACATGGCTGCTATGAAGAAATGCGAAAAATCTATGGTAGAGCTTGAGCTTGAAATCAATCAACGTATAGGAGAGTGGTCTTTGCTTACAGAGAGCGAGAGTGAACTGCAGCCTCTGTCCGGTCCAGGTTACACTGGCATGCGTAATTTGGGAAATTCCTGTTATATCAACAGCGTCATGCAAGTGCTTTTTACATTGCCCGATTTTATCAGACGTTTTGTGGGTAAAGGTGCTGAATCATACTTCAATGAGTTTCCCGCTGATCCGGCTAATGATTTTAATATCCAAATGTCTAAATTGGGTAACGGATTGTGGTCAGGCAAGTACAGCAGTATTACTGAAAATAGTTTAGACACTACCGGTATATCGCCTGCAATGTTTAAGAATATTATAGGCAAAAATCATTCAGATTTTGGCTCGAAACaacaacaagatgcttatgatTTCTTTTTGCATTTGATCAATTTATTGGAGCGTAATTCACGCAACCAGTCTAATAATCCCGTTGATGCTTTAACATTTAGCATAGAGGATCGCGTTGAATGCATGGCaagcaaaaaagttaaatatacGCGACGTGAAGAATACTGCTTGCCACTGGTCATACCTTTGGAGAAGGCCACAAATCTGGATGAAGTTAAAGAGTATTTGGATAAAAAGGCCAATTGTCCGGGTGCACCCAACAATGACAAAGACGTTGTACGTCACAAGGTTCCATTGCTTGATTGCCTAGAGCGCTTCTTCGCCCCAGAAGTAATTGATCAATTTTATTCATCAGCTATTAAGGATACCACAACTGCCAAGAAAACCGCCCGTCTTGTCAATATGCCCGATTATTTAATGATGCATTTGCGTAAGTTTACCCTGGGTGATGACTGGGTGCCCAAAAAGCTTGATGTAGAAGTTAAAATGCCTGATGAGTTGGACTTGTCCAACTGGCGTTCAACAGGCAAACAATCGCATGAAGAAGAATTACCGGAGACTGATACAGCCACAAAGTTTGTTTGTGACGAAACTATGGTTTCATCCCTCATGCAAATGGGTTTCCCTCTGGAGGCTTGCAAAAGAGCAGTATTCCACACTAATAATGGCGGTTTGGAAATAGCTTCAAACTGGCTAATGGAACATATTGGAGATTCTGATTTTTCCGATCCATTTGTTGTGCCTAATGTTGGTGCTTCTGCTGGAAGCGGTGCAGACTTTGTGCCCAATCCTGAAAGCCTTGGATTATTGATGAGCATGGGCTTCGATGAGCGACAAGCTACAAAAGCCCTCAAAGCAACAGATGGCAACGTTGAACGTGCTACAGACTGGATATTTTCTCATGCTGATGATATGGATATCTCCGAAGCTGCCCCCGTTAGCACTGAATCAAACACAACTTCgcagacaaacaaaaattaccGTGATG